The Rhodoferax ferrireducens T118 DNA segment CACATTAGCGTCAACCGACTCGTCCGCCTGCTTCATCGATGTGGCGTTCTCTTGCAGAAATTCAAGTTTGCCCGCGAACTCGGGGAGCTTGCTATTAGCGTGCACCAACTCGTTCTTGATGATGTCGGCAATCAGCACGCGTTTGGCGCCTGATTTGACGGCCGCGGTGACCACGCGGGGAATCACATTGCCAAAAGCACAGGATGTGATCAGCACTTTTTTTCCACGCAAGTCCATGTGGTGCAGCCCGCTGGTAATGGCAGAGACCAGCCGGTCGTATTGAAACAGCAAAATGGCAGCAATGACTGGCTGAAAATCGATCAATTTGATCAGCCGCATGTTCGAGTAAAGGGGGTAGACATGGGCTGCATCGTCTTCCAAATTGCCCATAGCGCCGCGCACGATCAGCGTGCCGCGGGTCAGCGCGAAGAAGAAGAGGGCCGTGCTGGAAAGAACGACAAACACGCCGATAAACGTATATAAAAACCAGGCAGACATTGCTTTCCTTAGAGGGTCAAGATGATTCTTGAATCATAACTGACGGGTTTCCCCGGGGCCCCCTTGGAAGATTGACCTCGCTCAATAGATTGGTGTTCAGGCGCTGACAAACCTTGGGTGCAGCCACTTGAAGCAGGCGCACAGTAGCGCCGCTGGCCAAGTGGCAATCAACTGGCTGCCAGTTTGGCTGCCAGTTGACTTAGCGCCTGGTAAGCCTCGCCCGCCGTGGTATTCCACTGCGCGATGGCCTCGCCTTGGCGCTGTACCAGGGCCGTGTCGCCCCGGGCGGCAGGGCCGGTCAAGGCGCAAACGGGGCCGAGTGCCAGGATGTTGTTGACCGCATTGCGCAGTAGAGTGGTGCTGAGCTGCGCCACCATGTCGGCGGGCACTCCGCTGTCGCGCCACAACTGCTGTGCCAAGTCTTGTAGCACCGGCAGAAAATTGGTCGAAAATACGGCCCCCGCGTGATACAGCAGTTTGTGCTCGGCCGCCAGCGGGAAGCAGCGTGTGCCAATGCGGACAAATGCGGGCTCAAGGGCCAGAGTCGCCGATGGGTCGCCTTCAAGCGCGCAGGGGGAACCTGCCAATTGTTGCAGTGCGGTGCCGGGGTCGGCAAAACTGAGCAGGCAGTGTGCGCTGGCCAGTTGCCAGCCCAGGGAGCGCAATGACGCCAGTTCGGTAGAAGAGAGGGCGCCGCTGCAGTGAAAGGCGATGGCGGGTGGCTTGCCGGGGTTGGTTGGGGCGGATTTGGCCCAGTTTGCGGCGGCTTGTGCCAGTGCCACAGCAGTCTGGGCAATCTGGTCGTCGGGCACCGCCAGCATCCAGACATCGGCCGGGCGCAGATCTGCCAGACGGGTTGTGGCTCGTCCCGCGCCCATAAAAGCCACCGCCTGCTCGGCCGACGCCAGCGAGCGCGTCAGCACATCCTGTACGCGATAGACGCCGCTGCTGTGCCAGGCACGGCCCAAGGTCTTGCCTACCCGACCGCAACCAACGATGTTGATGGATTTCATGGCGCCAATGATAAGTGCTATAAAAAAAATAGCTGCTTACGCCCGTTCTACGGGGGTTAAGCAGCTATTTTGTCTAAAGTTTTGGATTGGCTTAAATGACCTTGGCAATCGACGCGCAGACGTAGTCAATGTTCTTGCTGTTGAGCGCGGCCACGCACATGCGCCCGGTATCGGTGCCATACACACCAAACTCACTGCGCAGGCGCACCATCTGGTCCTTGGACAGGCCTGAGTAGCTGAACATGCCGATTTGCTGGGTGATGAAGCTCATGTCTTGCTTGATGCCAGCGGCTTTCAGGCCGTCGACCAGCTTCTGGCGCATGGCTTTGATGCGCACCCGCATTTCGCCTAATTCTTTTTCCCACAGGGCGCGCAGCTCGGGTGTTCCCAGCACGGCGGCCACGATGGCGCCACCGTGGCTGGGCGGGTTGCTGTAATTGGTGCGAATCACGATCTTGAGCTGGCTCAGGACCCGGCTGGCTTCTTCCTTGTTGTCGCACAGCACGCTCAAGGCGCCAACACGCTCACCGTACAGGCTGAAGCTCTTGCTGAAGCTGGTCGCCACAAAAAACAACAGGCCAGCGGCAACAAATTTACCGATCACCGCACCATCTTCGGTCAAGCCGTAGCCAAAGCCCTGGTAAGCCATGTCGAGGAACGGCACCAGGTTTTTGGCCTTGACCGCGGCAATCACTTGATCCCACTGGGCCGGGCTGATGTCATAGCCGGTCGGGTTGTGGCAGCAAGCGTGTAGCACCACCACGGTGCCAGCAGCGGCGGCGTTGAGGTCGGCCAGCATGCCCGCAAAGTCAAGGCTGCGTGTGGCGGCATCGTAGTAGCGGTAAGACTCAACCGTGAAGCCGGCATTGGTGAACAGCGCGCGGTGGTTTTCCCAGCTGGGGTCGCTGATCAACACCTTGGCCTTGGGGTTGAGTTTCTTCAAAAAATCGGCTCCCACCTTGAGGCCCCCGGTGCCACCCAGCGCCTGGATGGTGGCAATGCGGCCACTCTTGACGGGCTCACTGTCAGCGCCAAACACCAAGGCCTTGACGGCTGCGTCGTAAGCGGCAATGCCGTCAATTGGCAGGTAACCGTGGGGTTTTGGCGCATCCATCATGGCTTTCTCGGCTGCCAGCACACATTGGAGCAGGGGCAGTTTGCCGTTGTCGTCGAAGTACACGCCCACGCCCAAATTAACTTTGGCCGGGTTGGTGTCGGCATTGAATTGTTCGTTGAGACCCAGAATCGGGTCGCGCGGGGCCATTTCGACAGCGGAAAAGAGAGACATGGGGGTTCCTGTTCAGAGTGGTATTGGAAAAAAACCGAGAATAAGGGTTTTGCCGGATTGCAAACGGTTATTTTACCGAGCGCTTGCGTGCTGACTGACCTTTTTTATGACTGTACCCACTCCCGCCGCTCTTGTTACGTCCTCTGATGCCGAGCCGGTTCGCTCCGGCACCTTTGTACGCTACCCCGACTCACCCTTTGAGCTGTATCAGCCGTACCCACCCGCTGGCGACCAACCAGAGGCCATCAACCAACTGGTGGAAGGCGTCAATGACGGTGAGGTGTTTCAAATCTTGCTGGGCGTCACCGGCTCGGGCAAAACCTTCACCATGGCCAATGTGATTGCCAGACTGGGGCGGCCCGCCATTGTGTTTGCGCCCAACAAAACACTGGCGGCGCAGTTGTACAGCGAGTTCCGTGAGTTTTTTCCCAAGAATGCTGTGGAGTACTTCGTCAGTTATTACGACTACTACCAGCCCGAGGCCTATGTGCCGCAGCGCGATTTGTTCATTGAAAAAGACTCGGCCATCAACGAGCACATCGAACAAATGCGCTTGAGCTGTACCAAAAGCGTGCTGGAGCGCCGCGACGTGGTGATTGTGGCCACGGTGTCGGCCATCTACGGCATTGGCCAGCCCGAGGCGTATCACAAAATGGTGATGACGCTGCGGGTGGGCGACAAGCTGGGCCAGCGCGACATGATTGCCCAACTGGTGCGCATGCAGTACCAGCGCAACGATGTGGATTTTTCACGCGGGGCGTTTCGGGTGCGCGGTGACACCATTGATATTTTTCCGGCCGAGCACAGCGAGATGGCGATCCGGGTCGAGCTGTTTGACGACGAGATCGAGTCACTGCAGCTGTTTGACCCACTCACCGGGCGCATCCGGCAAAAAATACCGCGCTTTACCGTCTACCCCAGCAGTCATTACGTGACCCCGCGCGAGCAGGTGCTGTCTGCGGTGGAGGCGATCAAGATCGAGTTGGCAGAACGCATCAAGGAGTTTGTTGGCCAGGGCAAGCTGGTGGAGGCGCAGCGCATTGAGCAGCGCACGCGGTTTGATCTGGAGATGCTCAGCGAGGTGGGGCATTGCAAGGGCATTGAAAACTATTCTCGGCACCTGAGCGGTGCCGCCCCCGGTGAGCCGCCTGCCACGTTGACAGATTACCTGCCGAAAGACGCGCTGATGTTTCTGGACGAAAGCCATGTGCTGATCGGCCAGTTTGGTGCCATGTACAACGGCGACCGCTCGCGCAAGACCACGCTGGTTGAATACGGTTTCAGGCTGCCCAGCGCGTTGGATAACCGACCGCTCAAGTTTGAAGAGTTCGAGACCCGCATGCGCCAGGCCATTTTTGTCTCCGCCACGCCCGCGCAATGGGAAAAAGACCATGCCGGAAAAATTGTTGAACAACTGGTGCGCCCGACCGGCCTGGTTGACCCTGAAGTGGAAGTGCGTCCGGCGGTGAATCAGGTGGATGATGTGCTGCAAGAAATCCGCATTCGTGTCGAAAAACATGAGCGCGTGTTGATCACCACGCTGACCAAGCGCATGGCCGAACAGCTGACCGATTATTTGAGTGACAACGGGGTCAAGGTGCGCTACCTGCACAGCGACATCGACACCGTGGAGCGGGTCGAAATTTTGCGCGACCTGCGTTTGGGCACGTTTGATGTGCTGGTGGGTATCAACCTGCTGCGCGAGGGACTGGATATTCCCGAGGTGTCGCTGGTAGCGATTCTGGATGCCGATAAAGAAGGCTTTTTGCGCTCCGAGCGCTCCCTGATCCAGACCATTGGTCGTGCTGCCCGCAATCTGGAGGGACGTGCGATTTTGTATGCCGATAAGGTGACCGAGTCGATGAGAAAAGCGATTGGCGAGACTGAGCGCCGTCGTGTCAAACAGGTGACGCACAACCTGGCGATGGGAATCACACCACGCTCCATCGTGAAGCAGGTGAAAGATCTGATCGACGGTGTTTACAGCGAAAAAGCCGGCCAAGAGGCAGAAAAGCTGGAGCGCGACGCGATGCAGCGTGCTCAGGTGGAAGACATGAGCGAGAAAGACATCTCCCGCGAGATCAAGAGGCTGGAAAAACTGATGATGGAACACGCGCGCAACCTGGAGTTCGAAAAGGCGGCGCGGGTGCGCGATCAGCTGGGTATTTTGAAGGAACAGGCCTTTGGCGCAGCGGGCAGGGACAACGTGGTGGTTATTGCTGCAGGAACAAAAGACTAAAAAATACTGATCAGTCTAGTTACCCGAGTAAATTACTTGGTTTCTTGATATACTCAACTATATTAGTCAAGTAAGTACGATTCAGCTTCAAGGAGTATGCGATGCGTCTCACCACCAAAGGCCGTTTTGCGGTCACTGCCATGATTGATTTGGGTCTGCGTCAGAGCAACGGGCCGGTCACTTTGGCGGCCATAAGTCAGCGCCAGCAGATTTCGCTGTCATATCTGGAGCAGTTGTTTGGCAAACTGCGACGCCATGAGCTGGTGGAGTCCACCCGCGGCCCCGGAGGGGGCTATACCTTGGCGCGCAATCCAGCCGAGATCACGGTGGCAGAAATCATCACGTCTGTGGATGAACCGATTGATGCCACCCACTGCGCAGGCAAAGAGAACTGCTTGGGTGAGGGTGCACGTTGCATGACCCACGACCTCTGGACGTCATTGAATACAAAAATGGTGGAGTTTTTGGACTCTGTGACACTGCAAAAACTGGTGGACGACCAATTGGCCAAAGGGCTTCAAATTGAAGACAAGCCGACGGTCAAGCGTGCCATTTCCAGTATGCCGACGATCAAGCCGATTCGCATGAACATACCGAATTCAGTGTTTGCGCTGGGCAATGCGTATTCGAAAGTGTAAAACTGGCCGGTCGATAATTCAGCCTTTTCAAAATAGCAGTAACGAGCCCGCCATGGATACCACACCGCATTTCCCGATTTATATGGACTACAGCGCGACCAACCCTTGCGATCAGCGGGTGGTGGATGCCATGATTCCCTGGTTGCGCCAGCACTTTGGCAACCCCGCATCCCGCAGCCACGCTTGGGGCTGGGAAGCCGAAGCCGCCGTGGAAAAAGCGCGTCAACAAGTTGCAGACCTGGTGGGAGCCGATCCACGCGAAATCGTCTGGACCTCCGGCGCCACCGAGTCCGACAACCTGGCCTTGAAGGGCGCTGCCCATTTCTACCAGACCAAGGGCAAACACATCATTACCGTCAAGACCGAACACAAAGCGGTGCTTGATACCTGTCGCGAATTGGAGCGACAAGGCTTTGCGGTCACGTATCTGGATGTGCAGGAAGATGGTTTGATTAATCTTGACGCATTCAAGGCCGCCATTCGTCCTGACACCATTTTGGCAAGTGTCATGTTCGTGAATAACGAGATTGGTGTTATCCAGGATATTGCCGCCATTGGTGCGCTTTGCCGCGAAAAAGGCATTATTTTTCACGTTGATGCGGCGCAGGCGACTGGTCGGGTCGAGTTTGACCTGACCCAGTTGCCGGTCGATCTGATGAGCCTGACTGCGCATAAAACCTACGGTCCCAAAGGCATCGGTGCCCTGTTTGTGCGGCGCAAACCGCGCATCCGCATTGAGGCGCAAATGCATGGTGGCGGGCATGAGCGCGGGATGCGCTCCGGCACCTTGCCGACGCACCAGATTGTTGGCATGGGTGAGGCCTACCGCATTGCCAAAGAAGAGATGGCGGGTGAAAACATCCGCATTCAGGCGCTGCACGACCGCATGCTGGCGGGTTTGAAAGATGTCGAACAGGTGTTTATCAACGGCCATCTTGAAAAACGTGTGCCGCACAACCTGAACATGAGCTTCAACTATGTCGAAGGCGAGTCTTTGATGATGGGCATCAAGGGCTTGGCCGTCTCCAGCGGTTCTGCCTGTACGTCGGCGAGTCTGGAACCCAGCTATGTGTTGCGCGCCTTGGGGCGCAGTGACGAGCTGGCACACAGCAGCCTGCGCATGACGATTGGCCGATGGACGACTGAAGAAGAGATTGATTACGCGGTTGAGACCATCAAAGTCAACGTGGCCAAGCTGCGTGAATTAAGTCCGCTCTGGGATATGTACAAAGAGGGTATCGATATATCCACGATTCAGTGGGCAGCCCATTAACCGTATCGTCATGGATGCTGGAACAGGCCCGGCACGACAAACAGGAGAAAGAAAAATGGCATATTCTGACAAGGTTGTTGACCACTACGAAAATCCCCGCAACGTCGGATCCTTCGACAAGGGCGATGAGTCGGTTGGTACCGGCATGGTCGGCGCACCGGCTTGCGGTGACGTGATGAAGTTGCAGATCAAGGTCAATTCAGAAACCGGCGTGATTGAAGATGCGCGCTTCAAAACCTACGGCTGTGGCTCGGCCATTGCTTCGTCGTCTTTGGTCACCGAGTGGGTCAAGGGCAAGACGCTGGATCAAGCGGCGGCGCTTAAAAACAGCGAAATCGCTGAGGAATTGGCTTTGCCACCGGTCAAAATCCATTGCTCCATCCTGGCTGAAGATGCCATCAAGGCAGCAGTCGATGACTATCGAAAAAAACACGTCGCTGCGCTGACGAACTGAACATGGCTGTTACGCTAACTGAGGCCGCCGCACGGCATGTGACTCGCTACCTTGCCAAACGGGGCAGGGGTGTGGGCGTGCGCTTAGGTGTCAAAACGACGGGTTGCTCGGGCCTGGCTTACAAGCTGGAGTATGTCGATGAAATTGAGCCCGAAGACATGGTGTTTGAAGACTTTGGCGTGAAGGTTCTGATTGAGCCCAAAAGCTTTGCTTATCTGGACGGCACCGAACTTGATTTCGTGCGTGAAGGTCTCAATGAAGGCTTCAAGTTCAACAACCCGCGAGAGCGTGACCGTTGCGGCTGCGGCGAGTCGTTTCGGGTGTGAATCTCCAATCCAACGATTTCGAACTGTTTGGTCTCGCGCTTCAATTTGCGCAAGACCGTGTTGCGATTGACGCACGCTGGAAAGACTTGCAGCGCGAAGCGCACCCCGATAAGTTCGCCGCGCAAGGGGCTGCCGCGCAGCGTGTGGCCATGCAGTGGTCGGTGCGTATCAACGAGGCTTACCAGCGGCTCAAAGCCCCGCTCAAACGCGCGGCTTACTTGTGTGAACTGCGTGGTGCGGCGGTGAATGCCGAGAACAACACCTCGATGCCGCCTGAGTTTTTGATGCAGCAAATGGACTGGCGCGAAGCGCTCGATGATGCCAACAGCCTTGAAGATTTAGATGATTTAGGCCTCCAGGTCAAGCTGGCTATGCGTGACGGGCTAT contains these protein-coding regions:
- a CDS encoding IscS subfamily cysteine desulfurase encodes the protein MDTTPHFPIYMDYSATNPCDQRVVDAMIPWLRQHFGNPASRSHAWGWEAEAAVEKARQQVADLVGADPREIVWTSGATESDNLALKGAAHFYQTKGKHIITVKTEHKAVLDTCRELERQGFAVTYLDVQEDGLINLDAFKAAIRPDTILASVMFVNNEIGVIQDIAAIGALCREKGIIFHVDAAQATGRVEFDLTQLPVDLMSLTAHKTYGPKGIGALFVRRKPRIRIEAQMHGGGHERGMRSGTLPTHQIVGMGEAYRIAKEEMAGENIRIQALHDRMLAGLKDVEQVFINGHLEKRVPHNLNMSFNYVEGESLMMGIKGLAVSSGSACTSASLEPSYVLRALGRSDELAHSSLRMTIGRWTTEEEIDYAVETIKVNVAKLRELSPLWDMYKEGIDISTIQWAAH
- a CDS encoding Fe-S cluster assembly transcription factor encodes the protein MRLTTKGRFAVTAMIDLGLRQSNGPVTLAAISQRQQISLSYLEQLFGKLRRHELVESTRGPGGGYTLARNPAEITVAEIITSVDEPIDATHCAGKENCLGEGARCMTHDLWTSLNTKMVEFLDSVTLQKLVDDQLAKGLQIEDKPTVKRAISSMPTIKPIRMNIPNSVFALGNAYSKV
- the hscB gene encoding Fe-S protein assembly co-chaperone HscB: MNLQSNDFELFGLALQFAQDRVAIDARWKDLQREAHPDKFAAQGAAAQRVAMQWSVRINEAYQRLKAPLKRAAYLCELRGAAVNAENNTSMPPEFLMQQMDWREALDDANSLEDLDDLGLQVKLAMRDGLSKCERFLDHQHDYLQAAQQVRALMFIERFERDVQARLDQMETVERGQ
- the iscU gene encoding Fe-S cluster assembly scaffold IscU, which gives rise to MAYSDKVVDHYENPRNVGSFDKGDESVGTGMVGAPACGDVMKLQIKVNSETGVIEDARFKTYGCGSAIASSSLVTEWVKGKTLDQAAALKNSEIAEELALPPVKIHCSILAEDAIKAAVDDYRKKHVAALTN
- a CDS encoding amino acid aminotransferase, whose translation is MSLFSAVEMAPRDPILGLNEQFNADTNPAKVNLGVGVYFDDNGKLPLLQCVLAAEKAMMDAPKPHGYLPIDGIAAYDAAVKALVFGADSEPVKSGRIATIQALGGTGGLKVGADFLKKLNPKAKVLISDPSWENHRALFTNAGFTVESYRYYDAATRSLDFAGMLADLNAAAAGTVVVLHACCHNPTGYDISPAQWDQVIAAVKAKNLVPFLDMAYQGFGYGLTEDGAVIGKFVAAGLLFFVATSFSKSFSLYGERVGALSVLCDNKEEASRVLSQLKIVIRTNYSNPPSHGGAIVAAVLGTPELRALWEKELGEMRVRIKAMRQKLVDGLKAAGIKQDMSFITQQIGMFSYSGLSKDQMVRLRSEFGVYGTDTGRMCVAALNSKNIDYVCASIAKVI
- a CDS encoding Rossmann-like and DUF2520 domain-containing protein; its protein translation is MKSINIVGCGRVGKTLGRAWHSSGVYRVQDVLTRSLASAEQAVAFMGAGRATTRLADLRPADVWMLAVPDDQIAQTAVALAQAAANWAKSAPTNPGKPPAIAFHCSGALSSTELASLRSLGWQLASAHCLLSFADPGTALQQLAGSPCALEGDPSATLALEPAFVRIGTRCFPLAAEHKLLYHAGAVFSTNFLPVLQDLAQQLWRDSGVPADMVAQLSTTLLRNAVNNILALGPVCALTGPAARGDTALVQRQGEAIAQWNTTAGEAYQALSQLAAKLAAS
- the uvrB gene encoding excinuclease ABC subunit UvrB produces the protein MTVPTPAALVTSSDAEPVRSGTFVRYPDSPFELYQPYPPAGDQPEAINQLVEGVNDGEVFQILLGVTGSGKTFTMANVIARLGRPAIVFAPNKTLAAQLYSEFREFFPKNAVEYFVSYYDYYQPEAYVPQRDLFIEKDSAINEHIEQMRLSCTKSVLERRDVVIVATVSAIYGIGQPEAYHKMVMTLRVGDKLGQRDMIAQLVRMQYQRNDVDFSRGAFRVRGDTIDIFPAEHSEMAIRVELFDDEIESLQLFDPLTGRIRQKIPRFTVYPSSHYVTPREQVLSAVEAIKIELAERIKEFVGQGKLVEAQRIEQRTRFDLEMLSEVGHCKGIENYSRHLSGAAPGEPPATLTDYLPKDALMFLDESHVLIGQFGAMYNGDRSRKTTLVEYGFRLPSALDNRPLKFEEFETRMRQAIFVSATPAQWEKDHAGKIVEQLVRPTGLVDPEVEVRPAVNQVDDVLQEIRIRVEKHERVLITTLTKRMAEQLTDYLSDNGVKVRYLHSDIDTVERVEILRDLRLGTFDVLVGINLLREGLDIPEVSLVAILDADKEGFLRSERSLIQTIGRAARNLEGRAILYADKVTESMRKAIGETERRRVKQVTHNLAMGITPRSIVKQVKDLIDGVYSEKAGQEAEKLERDAMQRAQVEDMSEKDISREIKRLEKLMMEHARNLEFEKAARVRDQLGILKEQAFGAAGRDNVVVIAAGTKD
- the iscA gene encoding iron-sulfur cluster assembly protein IscA; the encoded protein is MAVTLTEAAARHVTRYLAKRGRGVGVRLGVKTTGCSGLAYKLEYVDEIEPEDMVFEDFGVKVLIEPKSFAYLDGTELDFVREGLNEGFKFNNPRERDRCGCGESFRV
- a CDS encoding class I SAM-dependent methyltransferase codes for the protein MSAWFLYTFIGVFVVLSSTALFFFALTRGTLIVRGAMGNLEDDAAHVYPLYSNMRLIKLIDFQPVIAAILLFQYDRLVSAITSGLHHMDLRGKKVLITSCAFGNVIPRVVTAAVKSGAKRVLIADIIKNELVHANSKLPEFAGKLEFLQENATSMKQADESVDANVIFFLLHELPHHLKSVALSEAMRVLVPGGKLYLAEFHRPDLWVLRALSWTYFKVFEPLGLALWDSHDPLNQLEAMGGFTCERRTVFFGNFQIVIATKNPKP